A portion of the Salminus brasiliensis chromosome 11, fSalBra1.hap2, whole genome shotgun sequence genome contains these proteins:
- the LOC140565051 gene encoding uncharacterized protein isoform X1 yields MLLFLTTLLCLSAGVGCLPVLDLKGNSCLEDTSMRTKANLPLPGCDGQVTEELTDEQRHQGLLRELQELADHEREKEKEYTREKEEYEQNVTENQGDWVDGEEDREEGREESWGRRDEGRMEVEKQGDEEEDEENARELEELLAEEIRKKDVEKDQKRKDDEELEELLKELKKKRYEATREKQQQQKKLVDKKEEGKEEDGGGGGQEEKKKEVEKLEMQRERSEEMKKNEAELLQEKEKVERELEALRQQEEDGEKAKEKERQREEKEEELRELLRKMKRVQEEEEKATEGEAQAVALRGGEEETEKDGEHQVEEEEEKKGEMKEPQQKREMEKASDERTGQFERERYTEEDRERGEGEEEEEGEEEEEENGGDEDEEDEGEELLEIEAQLRRVAAELRELRRG; encoded by the exons ATGCTGCTGTTTCTGACGACGTTGCTGTGCTTATCTGCAGGAG TGGGATGTCTCCCCGTGCTGGACCTGAAG gGGAACAGCTGTTTGGAGGATACCAGCATGAGGACGAAGGCAAACCTTCCGCTCCCAGGCTGTGATGGACAGGTGACAG AGGAGTTAACTGATGAACAGAGGCATCAGGGTCTACTGAGAGAGCTGCAGGAGTTGGCGGATCACG agcgagagaaggagaaggagtaCACGAGGGAGAAGGAGGAGTATGAGCAGAACGTGACGGAGAACCAGGGCGACTGGGTGGACGGCGAGGAGGACAGGGAGGAGGGGAGGGAAGAAAGCTGGGGCCGGAGGGACGAGGGCCGGATGGAGGTGGAGAAACAgggggatgaggaggaggacgaggagaacgccagggagctggaggagctgcTGGCCGAGGAGATCCGGAAGAAAGACGTCGAGAAAGACCAGAAGAGGAAAGACGACGAAGAGCTGGAGGAGCTgctgaaggagctgaagaagaaaCGGTACGAGGCCACCagagaaaagcagcagcagcagaagaagctGGTGGACAAGAAGGAGGAGGGGAAGGAGGAGGACGGAGGAGGTGGGGgacaggaggagaagaagaaggaggtgGAGAAGCTGGAAATGCAAAG GGAGAGGAGTGAGGAGATGAAGAAGAACGAGGCGGAGCTGctgcaggagaaggagaaggtggAGCGCGAGCTGGAGGCTCTgaggcagcaggaggaggacgGGGAGAAGgcgaaggagaaggagagacagagggaggagaaggaggaggagctacggGAGCTTCTGCGGAAGATGAAGCGagtgcaggaggaggaggagaaggcgACGGAAGGGGAGGCGCAGGCGGTGGCGCTGCGGGGGGGCGAGGAGGAGACGGAGAAGGACGGAGAGCATCaagtggaggaagaggaggagaaaaagggagagatgaaggagcCGCAGCagaagagggagatggagaaggCGAGCGATGAGCGGACGGGACAGTTCGAGAGGGAGAGATACACGGAGGAGGACAGAGAGCGCGGAgaaggtgaggaggaggaggagggtgaagaggaagaagaggaaaatggcggtgatgaagatgaagaagatgaaggaGAG GAGTTGCTGGAGATTGAAGCACAGCTGAGGAGAGTGGCGGCAGAACTGAGAGAACTGCGCAGGGGATAA
- the LOC140565051 gene encoding uncharacterized protein isoform X2, translating into MLLFLTTLLCLSAGVGCLPVLDLKGNSCLEDTSMRTKANLPLPGCDGQVTEELTDEQRHQGLLRELQELADHEREKEKEYTREKEEYEQNVTENQGDWVDGEEDREEGREESWGRRDEGRMEVEKQGDEEEDEENARELEELLAEEIRKKDVEKDQKRKDDEELEELLKELKKKRYEATREKQQQQKKLVDKKEEGKEEDGGGGGQEEKKKEVEKLEMQRERSEEMKKNEAELLQEKEKVERELEALRQQEEDGEKAKEKERQREEKEEELRELLRKMKRVQEEEEKATEGEAQAVALRGGEEETEKDGEHQVEEEEEKKGEMKEPQQKREMEKASDERTGQFERERYTEEDRERGEGVAGD; encoded by the exons ATGCTGCTGTTTCTGACGACGTTGCTGTGCTTATCTGCAGGAG TGGGATGTCTCCCCGTGCTGGACCTGAAG gGGAACAGCTGTTTGGAGGATACCAGCATGAGGACGAAGGCAAACCTTCCGCTCCCAGGCTGTGATGGACAGGTGACAG AGGAGTTAACTGATGAACAGAGGCATCAGGGTCTACTGAGAGAGCTGCAGGAGTTGGCGGATCACG agcgagagaaggagaaggagtaCACGAGGGAGAAGGAGGAGTATGAGCAGAACGTGACGGAGAACCAGGGCGACTGGGTGGACGGCGAGGAGGACAGGGAGGAGGGGAGGGAAGAAAGCTGGGGCCGGAGGGACGAGGGCCGGATGGAGGTGGAGAAACAgggggatgaggaggaggacgaggagaacgccagggagctggaggagctgcTGGCCGAGGAGATCCGGAAGAAAGACGTCGAGAAAGACCAGAAGAGGAAAGACGACGAAGAGCTGGAGGAGCTgctgaaggagctgaagaagaaaCGGTACGAGGCCACCagagaaaagcagcagcagcagaagaagctGGTGGACAAGAAGGAGGAGGGGAAGGAGGAGGACGGAGGAGGTGGGGgacaggaggagaagaagaaggaggtgGAGAAGCTGGAAATGCAAAG GGAGAGGAGTGAGGAGATGAAGAAGAACGAGGCGGAGCTGctgcaggagaaggagaaggtggAGCGCGAGCTGGAGGCTCTgaggcagcaggaggaggacgGGGAGAAGgcgaaggagaaggagagacagagggaggagaaggaggaggagctacggGAGCTTCTGCGGAAGATGAAGCGagtgcaggaggaggaggagaaggcgACGGAAGGGGAGGCGCAGGCGGTGGCGCTGCGGGGGGGCGAGGAGGAGACGGAGAAGGACGGAGAGCATCaagtggaggaagaggaggagaaaaagggagagatgaaggagcCGCAGCagaagagggagatggagaaggCGAGCGATGAGCGGACGGGACAGTTCGAGAGGGAGAGATACACGGAGGAGGACAGAGAGCGCGGAgaag GAGTTGCTGGAGATTGA